The Chaetodon trifascialis isolate fChaTrf1 chromosome 11, fChaTrf1.hap1, whole genome shotgun sequence nucleotide sequence GACTGCtcttggaggaagaggagaagctgcTCTTGGTTCGCCGGCTGCTTCCTCCGCTCAGGCTGACCCGCGGACGCTTGGACGGGATCACGGCCCGCGACAAGGGGGGAGGTGGAGCGGGGACGCGGGACGGGTACGAGTACATTCTGGTAtcaaacacagaacaatatAATGAACAGACTCTGAAATAGACTGAAGGACTCTGTGTCTTTCCAGCTGTGGTCAACATGGACACTTGTACGATGAGGACATAGAGAGAATACTGACTGATGAGTGACAGACAAAAAGGTGACCTGTCTGTTTCTTTCAAGCTGAGagacaaacatttcactcaCCTGTCGTAATAATCTCTCTGAAAGTCGTAGTCGAGGTCAAACGAGGAACTGCTGTTCATGAGGAAGAATGAAAAGAGTCTGAGTGAGGAAATATGTCAATTCTTTCCAAAGTCTGTCTTCTCATGTCAGGTGAAGGATCAGATTTATTACTTTTCTGGTTTACTTCCTGGATGGTTTCTATTTCTTTTCGTCATGCTCTcttgtgatgtttttcttgAGAAGTGTGAGAGTTGCGACAGTTTGTATGAAAGTGACTGACCTGTACATGTCTCCAGCGGAGCGTTTGGTGGTTTTTGACCTGTGAGGTTTGGGTTCTCCAGCCAGGTTGATGTCTGAGAAAAATATGTCACAGATCAACGACAAGACTTCAAATCCACTCACTTTAATGTTGagatttttcagattttaaggGAGCCTTTTTTACCATGTTCACAGTCCGCACTGGAAACTGACATTTCCCAGACGTCACACACCcagatttcattttattttatcaccGCTGTCTTCCACTGCAGTGGTCCTCAAACTAGAGgtcaaatatgtttttttttcttcagacttGGCTCTACTCTGCTTTTCTTATGAGGAACTTTTACCTCTGGAGGCCTCAAACATCACTCGAATCAATCAGtctaagaaagaaaaatggctctttagctaactgttagcatctATTAAACATATGCAACCTTTTACAGGACTTAATAGTGTTTTAAGGGTCACAAGctgaaaaggtcagaggtcactgggCTACTGGAACCTGTTTAAAAGAACAGCTTTACCGAGGATGTGACTTACATTTAAAGTACATCAATGAGAGCATCCAATAGAGAGGCTTAATGAAGGAGGACTGTAATCAAAGTTTgcttttatgttaaaaaaagtaaagaaactgACTCCCTACCAAGTACTTGTCCGACAATCATCCTGCCGTCCTCCCCATTGACGGCAGACCGGGCGTTCCTCTCGTTGGCGTACTGAACGAAGGCGTAGCCCTTGTGGACAGAGCAGCCTACGATCTTGCCGTATTTGGAGAAGATGGCCTCCACATCCGCTTTGGTGACCAGCAGGGTGTTGAGGTTGCCGATGAAGACCCGAGAGTTGAGGGAGCGTGGGTCGGTCCTGTTGGTGACGTTGCTGCTGGCCATGAGGCTGGAGGTGGTGGGTGAGCGACTAGcaggaagacacacagacacataagtCCCAGATTTAGTGGCAGAGGAGTTAACGTTCACCCCACTGAGCTACTCCTGCCGCCGCCAGGTCACACACTGCCGTCTCCCCGCTGTGGTGCCTGCAGTCAGGACTGCAGTGGACGTCAGCAGTTTCCTGGGGggttaaaatgttttaaatcaaaAATAGACAAGTGCTGACGACAAAATCTGGAGGACGCCGTGACATGGAGCCATTTACCCCGTTTGTATCAACAGGAGGTGGGTCAAACCAGTCCTTAATATGAGGCTTTAAAATTACTGAGGAATTGTCATCAGCCTGGACTTTCATGAAATGTACGAGCAGCACGTGAAGcggcattttatttttcaatggCCGCCAATTACCTCAGTATAAAAATAACGGTGAATgataggaaaaaaagaacaacattcatttcacattcGGCATCACTTGCTCGCACAAATCAAGCATAATAAGCATCCACATCTGGGGcctgtcacaaacacaaacacatactgacCAGACAGTATATGTGAGATCACAGGACCGGGGCCACAATGAGCCTTGCTCACTGAATTAAGCATTGCTGCATTCACTGAAAGGTAACAGTAGCATACAAACCTTTAAATCTCACAGCCCTAAACATCATTATATTTGCTTTAGGTATTCCAGTATATGAAGTGTGGTTCTGCTGTTCGAAGGTCTACTATGGAGCTTTCAAACCAAACAGTGTTATACTGCAGCATGTTAAATATAGTGAGGTTAAATGAGGTCCAGTACACCACTGGAGATTATATTCAAAGCACTCTGAAATAGCCCATCGACTTGAAAGACTCCACGAGGGCAACATATAATTCTAGTTGGAATAAGAAACCACAGAGGTGTCACCGCTTTCGTAATGGCCTGCTGAAGCTAAATCCCGTATATTACAACTGTATTGACACAAATAACCGCCAGCAGTGCTTTCCACAGGGTGTTTACACATCTGAAggacaaacaaaaggcaaactGGTGAACATCGGAGCTATAAGTCAAACGCTTCAGAGGAAACCATTTCAACGGGACCTGGAACCTCTTGAAGGTGCCAGACACGTCTGCATTTTGCAAAAGCTGTGAGGTGGGATCAACTGTTTAGAGTTTGATGAGTTCAGAGGTTTAGAGACGGGTGataaaaatcagcattttaactCGATATTCATTCACTGAACTTTGAGCTGACTGCTGGTGCTTTCTTACAGTATTAAATTAGGGGGTGCTTTGTTTCTGGGGATTAGTCAGGTGATTatgatgaaacagaaacagctatTGGtcatttcacagctgcagtcagaAATGTCCAGAAAACAATCACTTAGCTGTCGTGACCATTCCAACGCTGCATATCCAAAAAACAGGATATGATACTATTACTCCAACAGACACAAGGGAGGGTGTGTTCTCAGTGAAGCCCAGAGTCTTGTGTGAATTTGGAGATGGCCAGTGAGCCCCGATGCAGCAAACATGATAAAAGCAGTGGCATCAACAGTAACGCCCCCTGGCTGACAGGGGGTCGAACATTCATCACTCACTCCATAGCGTCTGTGTGCAGGGCTGTCGTCTGTCTGATGTTTGACACTGTGGGCTGGGATCAGTTTGGGCTGGTGTGTCGACCTTCACCTTCGCCCCTCGCGATTTATACTGaggtgacagaaaacacacctcAGTCAAGCTGAGCAGGGTTATCTTGTACCAAGGCTTACCTGGATGGGGTGTGTACAGGAGTCAGGAATGAGgcaaacacagtaacacagcTCTTAACAGAGagaaggcaagaaaaaaaaaagaaaaaaaaaaaaaggtgcgtCTCCGAGACTATCCCATTACAACTAACCACTCTGGGACTGCAGCCGGGCCCAAATACATGTGCAAGTGCAACGTCTGTTGCTATTAAGCATAACCTGTGAGACATGAGAATACATATCCAAGCTTTAGAGAAACAAACCTAGGGACTGTATATGACTGACAAAACCATTACATTCATATCACTAACTGAACAGAAAAGTACGCTGGGTGGGCCTCGAGTTAATTCACATGCTTCTGCCCTCAACAGACATGGTTGTATATGTTAGTTTGTACTGTTTAATCAGTGTAGTTGAAGCTCTTTTACAGTGTAATGTCAGCAGAGATCACCTTGAGCCACAAACCTCCTAAAAAGGACACCAAAGTAAAATGCTTCATGTTCTCTGGTAACCTTGAAGAAATCATGTGAACTTATCAAAGGTTCGTTGCTTAAAcgcaactaaaaacaaatgTTGATTACAGGCATTGTCAAATTTAACAATCAACAAGTGGCTTGACTAGTATAACTAGACAAACAGGATTACCAAATTCAATCCACAATTGAAAATCTAATCAAAGGCAGTCCCACTTATTACACACTCTTTAAGCAAGGAGGAATGTCAGTTTGGAGTGACGTGTTAAACAGGTTATGAACTACTGACTTCTAATATATGAATGATTCAAAACTGGATATAGCTCATGACAATTATTACTGTTAGTAACTCAAAAGTAATATGAAACTTGAATTTTAAGTTAAAGAGACCTCACTATTCACACTCAATGTGataaatgatggaaaacagaaTTATTTTATACAAAATCTTATAGCACCAGCATTTAGTATCCTGTACATGCAGTCCCTTATTGTGATGTGTTTGAATTCCTAAGTATTTCCCATTTAATGTAAGCACTTTTAGTCACTGGCCTGCCTCTAATGGAAAAGACTAAATGGGGCTTATGGGTGTACCTGCAGCCTAGGAGTGAATGTGAAGGCATGGGTTGATTTTGATACACATAAACAGCCATAATACTCTTTCAGATTGATAAACGtttaattaataaaatgtgtaatTGACACGTTATGTAACAAAACTGAGGCCACTGGCAGTCCAAAGCTTCCAAAATCAGAAAAATCACTCTTCATcaggggaggaaaaaacacGGGAAAAATCTactccacaaaaaacaaacagagcagcatgAGGCAGAGGGGCCAAGTCTGGGGATTATCAAAAATTACCTAAAACATCCACACCACACCCGCCTGGAACACCGACAGCGCCACCACCAGGCCTTAGTGTGAAACACAGGCCCTGCGCTAGCTTCGGCGGCTCAAAgcctgctagcatggctaacgCAGGCCAACCACCAATtgtaaagcacaaaaaaaatacactgcAATCAGACCAGATCCTCCGCTTGCAAAAACCAAAACCTGCAAAATTCAGGTAAATTTGTAGTCGATAATCTGTAAACCATAATGGATCAGGATGAAGCTGCGACTATAAAACCAAAAGAGCCTCTGACGATGTTAGCTAGCGCTAACTTAGCTGGTGGGCTGGCTGAGAAGCGTGCCAAAAACAAATCAGTCCCGTCAAAGAAGTCTTCACAATAAACGCTACAAAAACAAAGCTATACAAACTTGCAAAAAGGGGATGAAACTGTAACTAAGATGCATCCAAAGCGTCGTTTCTAAAAACCACACCCAACGTTCGTGTTTTTGAGGGGGATGAGCGTCTCCAagttagctaagctagctaccTCGCTAGCCAGCACATTACGTTCTGTCCACTGGCAAAATAGAAAAAGCATCgttgaaaaaaatccaa carries:
- the LOC139338946 gene encoding heterogeneous nuclear ribonucleoprotein C-like isoform X4 — its product is MASSNVTNRTDPRSLNSRVFIGNLNTLLVTKADVEAIFSKYGKIVGCSVHKGYAFVQYANERNARSAVNGEDGRMIVGQVLDINLAGEPKPHRSKTTKRSAGDMYSSSSFDLDYDFQRDYYDRMYSYPSRVPAPPPPLSRAVIPSKRPRVSLSGGSSRRTKSSFSSSSKSSQRTSSSRTMKVDELQTIKRELTQIKSKVDDLLESLERMEKDHSKKSEAKSIKTEPGEVTSPPHPSNKKDEGMKRDRESQEMNDSDEDDDEEEEEGDLLEEEEVKSQERGDEEDEEEEEEEEEEGEHVEGDDDGDSVNGEEDS
- the LOC139338946 gene encoding heterogeneous nuclear ribonucleoprotein C-like isoform X2, which produces MDRSPTTSSLMASSNVTNRTDPRSLNSRVFIGNLNTLLVTKADVEAIFSKYGKIVGCSVHKGYAFVQYANERNARSAVNGEDGRMIVGQVLDINLAGEPKPHRSKTTKRSAGDMYSSSSFDLDYDFQRDYYDRMYSYPSRVPAPPPPLSRAVIPSKRPRVSLSGGSSRRTKSSFSSSSKSSQRTSSSRTMKVDELQTIKRELTQIKSKVDDLLESLERMEKDHSKKSAKSIKTEPGEVTSPPHPSNKKDEGMKRDRESQEMNDSDEDDDEEEEEGDLLEEEEVKSQERGDEEDEEEEEEEEEEGEHVEGDDDGDSVNGEEDS
- the LOC139338946 gene encoding heterogeneous nuclear ribonucleoprotein C-like isoform X1, whose product is MDRSPTTSSLMASSNVTNRTDPRSLNSRVFIGNLNTLLVTKADVEAIFSKYGKIVGCSVHKGYAFVQYANERNARSAVNGEDGRMIVGQVLDINLAGEPKPHRSKTTKRSAGDMYSSSSFDLDYDFQRDYYDRMYSYPSRVPAPPPPLSRAVIPSKRPRVSLSGGSSRRTKSSFSSSSKSSQRTSSSRTMKVDELQTIKRELTQIKSKVDDLLESLERMEKDHSKKSEAKSIKTEPGEVTSPPHPSNKKDEGMKRDRESQEMNDSDEDDDEEEEEGDLLEEEEVKSQERGDEEDEEEEEEEEEEGEHVEGDDDGDSVNGEEDS
- the LOC139338946 gene encoding heterogeneous nuclear ribonucleoprotein C-like isoform X5, coding for MASSNVTNRTDPRSLNSRVFIGNLNTLLVTKADVEAIFSKYGKIVGCSVHKGYAFVQYANERNARSAVNGEDGRMIVGQVLDINLAGEPKPHRSKTTKRSAGDMYSSSSFDLDYDFQRDYYDRMYSYPSRVPAPPPPLSRAVIPSKRPRVSLSGGSSRRTKSSFSSSSKSSQRTSSSRTMKVDELQTIKRELTQIKSKVDDLLESLERMEKDHSKKSAKSIKTEPGEVTSPPHPSNKKDEGMKRDRESQEMNDSDEDDDEEEEEGDLLEEEEVKSQERGDEEDEEEEEEEEEEGEHVEGDDDGDSVNGEEDS
- the LOC139338946 gene encoding heterogeneous nuclear ribonucleoprotein C-like isoform X3 gives rise to the protein MDRSPTTSSLMASSNVTNRTDPRSLNSRVFIGNLNTLLVTKADVEAIFSKYGKIVGCSVHKGYAFVQYANERNARSAVNGEDGRMIVGQVLDINLAGEPKPHRSKTTKRSAGDMYSSSFDLDYDFQRDYYDRMYSYPSRVPAPPPPLSRAVIPSKRPRVSLSGGSSRRTKSSFSSSSKSSQRTSSSRTMKVDELQTIKRELTQIKSKVDDLLESLERMEKDHSKKSEAKSIKTEPGEVTSPPHPSNKKDEGMKRDRESQEMNDSDEDDDEEEEEGDLLEEEEVKSQERGDEEDEEEEEEEEEEGEHVEGDDDGDSVNGEEDS